The proteins below are encoded in one region of Myxococcus guangdongensis:
- the glpX gene encoding class II fructose-bisphosphatase — MDRNLAMEVVRVTEMAAIASARLMGRGDKNESDQAAVDAMRRAFDALHIDGTIVIGEGERDEAPMLYIGEKVGRRADGDPAVDIALDPLEGTNLCAYGRPGSITVVAMASKGGLLNAPDTYMEKLAVGPRARGAIDLRKSATENLRTIAETMKVYVSDLTVVVLDRERHQDLIKEIRAAGARIRLIEDGDVAGAIATCFEGTGVDVLMGTGGAPEGVIAAAAIRATGGDMQGRLVPRNPGEIERAKKMGITDMSKIYAAEELARGEVMFAATGVTSGDFLKGVRFFGGGCETHSVVMRSKTSTVRFIQSLHKFDKKPGYASI, encoded by the coding sequence ATGGATCGCAACCTGGCAATGGAGGTGGTGCGCGTCACCGAGATGGCGGCCATCGCCTCCGCCCGCCTGATGGGCCGTGGGGACAAGAACGAGTCGGACCAGGCCGCCGTGGACGCGATGCGCCGCGCCTTCGACGCGCTGCACATCGACGGCACCATCGTCATCGGCGAGGGCGAGCGCGACGAGGCGCCCATGCTCTACATCGGCGAGAAGGTGGGCCGCCGCGCGGACGGAGACCCCGCGGTGGACATCGCTTTGGACCCGCTCGAGGGTACCAACCTGTGCGCCTACGGCCGTCCGGGCTCCATCACCGTGGTGGCCATGGCCAGCAAGGGCGGACTGCTCAACGCGCCGGACACGTACATGGAGAAGCTGGCCGTGGGCCCCAGGGCCCGGGGCGCCATCGACCTGCGCAAGAGCGCCACGGAGAACCTGCGCACCATCGCGGAGACGATGAAGGTCTACGTGTCGGACCTCACCGTGGTGGTGTTGGATCGCGAGCGGCACCAGGACCTCATCAAGGAGATTCGCGCCGCGGGCGCGCGCATCCGGCTCATCGAGGACGGTGACGTGGCGGGCGCCATCGCCACCTGTTTCGAGGGCACGGGCGTGGACGTGCTGATGGGCACCGGCGGCGCCCCCGAGGGCGTCATCGCCGCGGCGGCCATCCGCGCCACCGGCGGCGACATGCAGGGCCGGCTGGTGCCCCGCAACCCGGGCGAGATCGAGCGCGCGAAGAAGATGGGCATCACCGACATGTCCAAGATCTACGCGGCGGAGGAGCTGGCCCGGGGCGAGGTGATGTTCGCGGCCACGGGCGTCACCAGCGGCGACTTCCTCAAGGGCGTGCGCTTCTTCGGCGGCGGCTGCGAGACGCACTCGGTGGTGATGCGCAGCAAGACGAGCACCGTGCGCTTCATCCAGTCCCTGCACAAGTTCGACAAGAAGCCGGGATACGCTTCCATCTAG
- a CDS encoding acyl-CoA thioesterase has protein sequence MVEARLRVIYGDTDQMGVVYYANYFRYFEFARSEFFRARGGSYRELEGSGWMLPVAEASCAYKAPARYDDMLVIRASVSELRRASVVFTYELFREGEPRTLLCTGRTLHACVGRDGKPTRLPESVARLLENPNAGP, from the coding sequence ATGGTCGAGGCCCGACTTCGCGTCATCTACGGCGACACGGATCAGATGGGTGTCGTCTACTACGCGAACTACTTCCGCTACTTCGAGTTCGCCCGGAGCGAGTTCTTCCGCGCCCGCGGTGGCAGCTACCGGGAGCTGGAGGGCTCCGGGTGGATGCTGCCCGTGGCGGAGGCGAGCTGCGCGTACAAGGCGCCCGCGCGCTACGACGACATGCTCGTCATCCGCGCGAGCGTGAGCGAGTTGCGGCGGGCCTCGGTCGTGTTCACCTACGAGCTTTTTCGCGAGGGCGAGCCGCGCACGTTGCTGTGCACCGGTCGTACCCTCCACGCGTGCGTGGGGCGCGACGGCAAGCCCACGCGGTTGCCGGAGTCCGTGGCCCGGCTGCTGGAAAATCCGAACGCAGGACCTTGA
- a CDS encoding alkaline phosphatase family protein, with protein MIRALVLTAVLASLPAAARPPRLTLLITVDALGSDVLLRNRPRLQGGLGQLLDSGAYFPYARYGYAKCRTAPGHTTLATGANPWRHGIVDNRWWDRASGKLVYSFVDPAHPVLEAASKPGQDASPVNIMAETLADRLRMATQQRGKAVSVSLKSRAAIAMAGRLGQAWWFDEGSGRFVTGTWYAKEFPQWVQQLNARKLPDRSFGKAWELSRPRAEYVGEDDLPHEADSYGLGRVFPHPLTGGLKEPGTEFYKAFGVSPDSHDILVEAAKAAITGEGLGKDAVPDLLAVSFSGTDNVFHEYGPYSWEMQDTVLRLDKALGELISAAERAAGGRANLSIALVADHGGATAPEQWATAGLPAQRMPPKAISEAIAAMVKERFGPDVTVAMEELDVYLGGPALTSGKVDGAQVRRAVVDWLMKQPTVVAAVTREELFSAPDPAGYLATLRKGYYPERSGDVLYLLRPFQVVYYDAQGSTHGSPYSYDSQVPVVFAGKGVKPGTYMTEMDPVDVAPTLAALLEMGMPASTEGKPRAEVLTGK; from the coding sequence ATGATTCGCGCCCTCGTCCTGACCGCGGTGCTGGCGTCGCTCCCCGCCGCCGCGCGTCCTCCCCGACTCACCCTGCTCATCACCGTGGACGCGCTCGGCAGCGACGTCCTCTTGCGCAACCGGCCCCGGCTCCAGGGCGGCTTGGGTCAACTGCTCGACAGTGGCGCCTACTTCCCGTACGCGCGCTATGGCTACGCGAAGTGCCGCACGGCGCCGGGCCACACCACGCTCGCCACCGGCGCCAACCCGTGGCGTCACGGCATCGTCGACAACCGCTGGTGGGACCGGGCCTCGGGCAAGCTCGTCTATTCGTTCGTGGACCCGGCGCACCCGGTGCTGGAGGCCGCGTCCAAGCCGGGCCAGGACGCGAGCCCCGTCAACATCATGGCGGAGACGCTGGCGGACCGGCTGCGCATGGCCACGCAGCAGCGCGGCAAGGCGGTGTCGGTGTCGCTCAAGTCGCGCGCGGCCATCGCCATGGCGGGCCGGCTGGGCCAGGCGTGGTGGTTCGACGAGGGCAGCGGCAGGTTCGTCACCGGCACCTGGTACGCGAAGGAGTTCCCCCAGTGGGTCCAGCAGCTCAACGCACGCAAGCTCCCGGACCGGTCCTTCGGCAAGGCGTGGGAGCTGTCGCGTCCGCGCGCCGAGTACGTGGGCGAGGATGATCTGCCCCACGAGGCGGACTCGTATGGCCTGGGCCGCGTGTTCCCCCACCCGCTCACCGGCGGACTGAAGGAGCCGGGGACGGAGTTCTACAAGGCGTTCGGCGTGTCGCCGGACTCGCACGACATCCTCGTGGAGGCGGCGAAGGCGGCCATCACCGGCGAGGGCCTGGGCAAGGACGCGGTGCCGGACCTGCTCGCGGTGAGCTTCAGCGGCACGGACAACGTGTTCCATGAGTACGGCCCGTACTCGTGGGAGATGCAGGACACGGTGTTGCGGTTGGACAAGGCGCTCGGGGAGCTCATCTCCGCGGCCGAGCGCGCCGCCGGCGGTCGCGCCAACCTGAGCATCGCGCTGGTGGCGGACCACGGTGGAGCGACGGCGCCCGAGCAGTGGGCCACAGCGGGCCTGCCCGCGCAGCGGATGCCCCCGAAGGCCATCAGCGAGGCCATCGCGGCGATGGTGAAGGAGCGCTTCGGTCCGGACGTCACCGTGGCGATGGAGGAGCTGGACGTGTACCTGGGAGGCCCCGCGCTGACGTCGGGCAAGGTGGATGGCGCCCAGGTGCGCCGCGCGGTGGTGGACTGGCTGATGAAGCAGCCCACCGTGGTGGCGGCGGTGACGCGCGAGGAGCTGTTCTCCGCTCCGGACCCGGCGGGCTACCTGGCCACGCTGCGCAAGGGCTACTACCCGGAGCGCAGCGGCGACGTGCTCTACCTGCTGCGCCCCTTCCAGGTCGTCTACTACGACGCGCAGGGCAGCACGCACGGCTCGCCGTATTCGTACGACTCGCAGGTGCCGGTGGTGTTCGCGGGCAAGGGCGTCAAACCGGGCACGTACATGACGGAGATGGACCCGGTGGACGTGGCGCCCACGCTCGCGGCGTTGCTGGAGATGGGCATGCCCGCGTCGACGGAGGGCAAGCCCCGGGCGGAGGTTCTCACCGGCAAGTGA